The Bacillus sp. BGMRC 2118 DNA segment ATCCCAGAAACATCACTTGTTTCAAGCTTTTTAGTATTCTATCTAGTTCACTCAATGCAAATTGGAGTTGGGATACTGGGATTTCAACGTGTTGTTGCGAAAACCTCAGGTAATGATGCGTGGATCTCGATCATCATTGCAGGTATAGGTGTTCACCTAATAATTTGGATGATTTATAAGATCCTAGCCAAACAGCATGGTGATATTACCGATGTCCATCGTGTTATTTTTGGTAAGTGGATTGGGGGGGCACTTTCCTCGTTATTTATTATATATTGTCTATTACTTAGTATTACTATATTGAGAACATATATTGAAATCATTCAAGTTTGGGTTTTTCCAGAATTCAATGCTATGATTTTTAGTATTTTTTTCTTAGTATTAGTTTTTTACATAATAAATGGTGGTTTTCGAGCTGTCACCGGGATTGCTTTCTTTGGAGTTGTGTTACCTCTTTATCTGATTATTACCTTTACGTTTCCAATTAAATTTTCTTTCTTTCAAAATTTATTTCCTATTATGGACCATTCCATAAAAGAAATAGTAATGGGGGCTAAGAATAGCACCTTGAGTTTTATAGGATTTGAGATGCTACTTATCTATTTTCCATTTATTAAGGATTCAGGAAAATCACAAAAGTGGGCACATATGGGAAATGCCTTTACAATTTTACTTTATTTAATTGCGATGGTTGTAAGTATAGGTTTCTTTTCTCAAGAACAATTAGAGCGTAATATTTGGGCAACCATTTCGATGTTGAAAATAGCTGAGCTTCCTTTTGTTGAACGAATTGAATATATTGCAATTTCGTCATGGATCTTAATCATTTTACCCAATATATGTATTGCATTATGGGGTGCAAGTAGAATTGCCAAGAGAATATTCAATAAGAGACAACGTCTGTTTTTACTTTTCTTTTTATCCATTACAGTTCTCTTAACTACCTATATAGATACAAGAATACAAATAGACATGCTAAATAATTTAACTGCTCAAATTGGTTTTTATATTATCTATGGCTACATTCCCTTTTTATATATTGTAAGTATCATTCATACAAAGTGGAAGGAGAAAAAAGCATGAGGAAAAGCCTTATAGTATGCTTTATCGTTTTATTCATGCTTGCTGGATGTGTACAGCCTAAAGTTATTGATGATATTAACATTATATCTGCAGTAGGATATGATCGGCACAAAGGAGATAAAGTAAAGGGTACACTTGTTATCCCTGTGTATAAAGCAGATAAAAGTATATCAAATGAGCAATTTACCGCAATTGCAACTCAGAGTAAAGCAATCAATAGGAAGGCACAACAAAAGTCCGCAGACCCTTTAGAAAATGGTAGTATTGAAGTCGTCCTTTTTGGAAAGGAACTTGCTCAAAAAGGAGTGATTGAGATCATAGATACACTTGAGCGTGATGCAAAGATTGGCTCTCATTTATTGTTAGCTGTTACTGAAGGAGAAGCATCATCAATCCTTAATAAAAATCTTGGCAACAGAGGAACAGGAACATATCTTAATACTTTATTAAGACATAACATGAAAACGAGAGAGCTGCCTCGAAATAATTTGCATCTCTTTTTATTTTCTTACTATTCGAGAGTAAAGGATCCCTTTATGCCTTATATAGAGCTTGAGGACGATGATAAAGTAAACGTAAAAGGGATTGCCTTATTCAAGGACGATAGGGTGGTATCTTTCCTAGAAGAAGATAAAATGTTCTTTTTTAAAGCATTAATGGAGAATTTTAGGAATGGTTCTTATACATTTCAGGTAGAGGAAAATTTTGTTACTCTTTTTAGTCTAACACTTGACCGAGACTATAAAATTAAAAATGCGATGACCAAACCTGAAATAAATATAAAAATTAATCTTGAAGCACACATACGCGAGTTTTCGGGGAATAAAATTGATCCTAAAATGATAAAGAAAATTGAGAAGCGATTCAGCGAAATTATTGAGAAAAGTTGTGAAGAAATGTTATATGACTTTATTAAGCAGGATATTGACCCTGTTGGCATCGGATTACTAGCTAAGACTCAAACTAGAAAATTTGACTATAAGAAGTGGGAAGAAGCGTATCCAAAGTCTACAGTGAATATTACAACAGAACTCTATGTAAGTGAAACGGGTATTGTAGAATAATATGTTGATATTAAAAAGATGTATGGAATATACATGATGTAAATGTCTGGAAATCGAAGGAGTGGTAATTTTGCATAGAGTATTACTTTTTGCAGACCCTGGAATTGATGATTCACTGGCCATCATGTATGCTCTGTTGCATCCTCAAATTGAGTTAGTCGGTGTTGTGACAAGTTATGGAAATGTTACAAAGGAACAAGCTACTCAAAATGTTGCGTATTTATTTGATTTAGCAAATGTGGAAAATATTCCGATTATCGGTGGTGCACAAGGTCCTTTATCTGGAGAAGTTGTTCCTTTTTATCCTGAAATTCACGGACCTGAAGGATTGGGCCCCATTCAGCCACCGGAAGAATATAAAGTGAATTTAGTAAACTTTGATGAAGTCTACAAAATTATCGATCAATATGAAAACGAACTAATTATTGGTTCAGTAGGTAGGCTTACAGATTTGGCAGTTGCATTCATATTAGGCGGAGAATATATGAGCAAGGTAAAGGCATTCTATACAATGGGAGGAGCATTTCTTGTACCTGGGAATGTCACTTCTATTGCTGAAGCAAATTTTCAAGGTGATCCCCTAGCTGCTAGTTATGTTGTGGGAAAGGCCAGAAATTTAACGATACTGCCGTTAAACGTAACCAATAAAGCGATCATGACACCAGAAATGGCTGAGTTTATTGTAGAGAGTAATCATACACCTTTTAAACAGCTGATTAAACCGATTTTTGATTATTACTATGAGGCATATAAGAAGAATGTTCCTGGTATACCTGGAACTCCTTTACATGATGTTGTTACCTTTAGTGCAATCGTCAATCCAACATTCTTTCAATTTATGAAAAGAAGAGTAACGGTTGAAACTTCGGGTCAGGTGGCTGGATTAAGCATTGCTGATTTCAGGGTAAAACCTGATATAGAACCGGAAGAGACCCTTGTGAAAATTGCAATCGAAATGGATTATAAATCCTTTATTAATGATTTTTTATCTATCATGACACGAATGAACTCCATAACTTAGGATAACCTTTTAGGAATTGGATAGACCGGAAAGACTTACCTTCACTATTTTAGGATAAAGTATGATATTTTATTACTATCACTAGTTACGTGTACTAAAAAGGTGGTTATAAAATGAAAATTGTAACAGCGTCAACTCCTGAACAAGAAAACTTTATCCAGGAACTAGTAAACTATATGTATACAGAAGTCTTTCCTTATTATTTTTCAGACTCGTATATTAAAGAATTAGAGAATTTGAACGTCTTGAAACCTACAAGTGATGATTTATACAACGGAACATTAAAAGAAGCGTTTCAACTTATTTCAGGTATGCAGGCATTAATATGTGTCATTGAGACAGTGAGAACAGAAGAAATAGCAGAACATCATCGTGAGATCTTTGATAAAAATGTGATGATATTAGAAGAATACGGATACAAATTTCCATTTACAATTGAACACTTCAGGACGATCCTTCAAGAGACAATTAGTAGTTACTCAAAACCTACGAGCAGCTATTTAATGTGAGGATTCTTTCTAATACTTTGTTGCTTTTCGTACGCTTATTCTGTTTGTAAAATCAGTTACAGAAGCCAAACGGGGTTACTAATGTAAAAATCCGGAGATTGGGATTTTTACACATAACAACAATCTATACGAAAAACTAATGTAAAAAAAGAGACTGTAGACAAACTTGGTACTTCAAAGTTTGCTACAGTCTCTTTTTTATTAACATTTTCTGTGCTTGATTCACATCGTTGCTTATAGTTAAAGAGAATTATTTAGAGAACTCTTCGAACCACTTGCGGAATGCAGCATCGCCTACATTACCCTCCACACGAGAAACTTCTTTACCATTCTCGAATTTCACAATAGTCGGGGTACTTTTAATACCATAATTACTCCAACCGTCTTCAAATTCAAGTAAATTAAATAAAGGTAAATCAAAGCCTAGCTCTTCGGCCATTGGAACAACGACGGGTGAAGTTGCCTGACAGTGAGAGCATGTTGGGCTATAAAAATAAACAGTTAAGCTTTCTTTGTTCTCTAGTTTTTCCTCTAGCTCTTCAGGTAAGATTTGATTTTTATAGTTAGGATCATCCAGTTGTTTAACAGTTGCAGGATCCAATTTAGACTTTCCAAAAGGGTTACCCTCGGATGCTTGCTTATTAGAATAGTTTGTTAGAAATGCTAGTCCTGCGAATAAGACAACAATAATACCGATAAAAATAATTACTTTTTTCACACTTATTGCTCCTTTCCAGTTTTTAATAAGATAATGTGAAGGACTGTAATGACTGTGAATGCAGTTAAGGCAAGAAACGGAATCGTAATAAATCCTAACCAGTTAATATACTCACCTGTACATGGAACTTGTCCACAAGAAATAGAATTCTCACCTAAGAAGCTTACCTTTTGAATCAAATAGTGATAAAGAGAAATACACCCACCGATGATAGAAAGAGGAAGTACATATTTAGATAAATGATATTCTTTTCGAACAACAGCCATACCCATAATGACAACCAATGGATACATAAAGATTCGTTGATACCAGCAAAGCTCACACGGAATGAACTTCAAGATTTCAGAAAAGTACAAGCTGCCAAAGGTTGCAATCACTGAAACAGCCCACGCCATAAAAAATAGTGTTTCTTGTTTTTTACTAGAGTCCATATACATACCCTCTTTATTTTAGCTTTACTTAAACAAAATGATTTCCTCTTCTATAGTATGATAAAACCAAAACATATAACAATATATATATCGACTTATTTTGTAGAGAATTTGTGAAGTAGAGGTATGTTGCCCTTCAGGCGATAATAGGATATCACATGAATGATTAATAGAATGGTGATATTTATTTCAATTTTCAATGAGTGCCTCCCCTCATATTTCTCTTCCTCAATGCTCAAACTAGGGCTGAAAGGAGCTGTTTAAAAAAATGGCAAATGTGAATGTAGTACGAGATATGATGACAGAGAATGTGGCGACGGTAGAGCCGAATCAGACTATTCAGGAAGCTGCTAATTTAATGAAGGAATATAATGTTGGATCCATACCGGTTGTTGAGAATGGCCAACTAAGAGGGATTATTACAGACCGTGACATTACACTTCGCTCCACTGCAGAAGGACTTCCTGGTCACACTCAAGTATCACAAGTAATGAGTACGTCTATCGTACAAGGAAATCCCGGAATGAATGTACAGGAAGCTGTTAACTTAATGGCAGAAAATCAAATTAGAAGGTTACCAATCGTGGAAAATAATCAGCTCGTCGGCATGGTTTCCTTAGGTGATATTGCAACAAACGAAAAATTTGATGAAGAAGCTGAACTTGCTTTAACAAATATCTCGGTCCCGTCTCAACCTGAAATGTAACATCAGGTTGTGGATGTTGAGCAAATTAGATAGTAGGTTGAGTAAATCCGAAACATACTTTAAGATTCTGTAGGTAGAATGTTGAAGTAGTTTCGGATTTTTTTATTTGTATTTCAGTACATGAATCACTGACATTTGATGGTGGTATACACTTGGTTATTTTTCGACAAAATTCGGGTGGTGCCTGGCACCAAAACGTGCATGCTCCAAGATTTAATGAATAAGTATCATATTGGGAATACTGTAGTGTAAAACAGTTAAAACAGGGTAGTTGTTAGGTAGGTTCTTTCATAGATTGTGGTTACTTGTTACAAACACACGGAAAATCCTTAACGAAGAGGAGTTGAATGTATGACGAAAATTGATTTAACGAAGTTTGAGAAACGTATGATTATCCGAAACATCGAGGAGAAAGACTTTGATGGGATTATGGAAATGCAAAAGGTATGTTTTCCCGGGATGGTTCCATGGGAACGGGAACATCTTGAAAGTCATTTAGAGCATTTTCCGGAAGGACAGATATGTGCGGAGTATGACGGGAAAATCATCGGTTCGTGTTCTAGCTTGATTATCAACTTTGATGAATATGATGATAAACATACATGGGACGATATTACAGATGAAGGGTACATAACCAACCACAATCCTGAAGGCTACAATTTATATGGAATTGAAGTAATGGTACATCCTGAATATAGAAGAATGAAGGTCGGCCAGCGTCTGTATGATGCAAGAAAGGAATTGGCCCGGGAACATAATTTGAAGAGTATTATTATCGGCGGCAGAATTCCGAACTATCATAAACATGCTGAAGAAATGACACCAAGACAATATGTGAAAGAAGTGTCAATGCATAAAATATACGACCCAGTTCTCTCATTCCAACTTATGAATGGCTTTACATTAATGAGAATCAATCCGAATTATTTAGAGGACGACCATGCATCGTACAAATATGCAACGCTGATGGAATGGAACAATATTGATTATAGGGCCAAAACAAAGCGTCATTTCCAAACTTCTTTCCCTGTAAGAATTTGCGCCATACAATATGCGATGAAGCAAATTGAATCATTTGAGGAATTTGCAAAGCAGGTGGAATATTATACAGACGTTGCGGCAGATTTCAATTCGGATTTTGCAGTATTTCCAGAAATCTTCACAACACAGCTGATGTCTTTCTTACACGAAAAGACACCAAGTCAAGCTATCCGTAAGCTAACGGAATATACCGAACCATATATTGAGCTATTTGCAAACTTGGCTGTAAAATACAACATTAATATTATCGGTGGTTCCCACTTCGTAAATGAGGATGAAAAGATATATAATATTGCTTACTTATTCCGTAGAGATGGCACAATCGAAAAGCAATATAAAATTCACATTACGCCAAATGAGAAAAAATGGTGGGGAGTAAGTGCAGGAGACGAAGTCAAAGTATTTGATACAGATTGTGGCCGAATCGCCATTCAAATCTGCTACGATATTGAATTTCCGGAGTTAGCAAGAATTGCAACAGACCGCGGGGCAAATATAATTTTCACACCTTTTTGCACGGAAGACCGCCAAGGCTATTTAAGGGTTAGACTATGTGCACAGGCGCGTGCAATTGAAAATCAGATTTATACAGTGATTGCCGGAACAGTCGGCAACTTACCACAAGTTGAAAATATGGATATTCAATATGCACAATCCGGAATTTTTACACCGTCTGATTTCGAATTTGCACGCGATGGCGTAGCAGCCGAGTGCAGTCCAAACCTTGAAACGGTTGTAGTATCCGATGTTGATTTAGAGATCCTACGAAGACAGAGAAAAGGTGGAACGGTAAGGCAATTACGGGACCGTCGCCGTGATTTGTATGAAATACGATATAAAAAATAGATAATGTACTGCTGCTATCCTTTCACCCCTGGTTTAGGATATAAATGGTACTAGGAGAAGTATATTTAATTGATTGGAAGCACCGCATGCAAATGCACGGTGCTTTTTAGTTTGACTTGTTTCTTATAGATTGTTGCTTTTTAGTAATAATCCCAAAGCCGGATTTTTTCTTAGTATATAGCGCGACTATAGATAAAGAGGGTTGCTCTTTTCTAATTCAACCTCATTTTGCTCCTAGAATGGTTGTACACCCAGAATAATTGTACAAAAAGCAACAAATTTCTAGAATAGAGCCTTTATTTTACACCTTTACAAAAAACGGAAAACGTTACATACTATCCTTACGATTAGTAAAAAAGTCAAATTGTAATAGTGAGGTTCCTTTGTTATTCTAATATCGGGAACAATTCTTACTTCAAGCTTAGAATAACAGCAAGGATCAAATGTAGGAGGAATTAGAATGAATTGGCGTGAACAGTATGAAAGATGGGTGAGTTCCGAAAAGCTAGAATCTGAATGGAAAACGGAACTTGATCAATTGAAAGAAAATGAAAAGGATTTAGAAGATCGTTTTTATAAAAGCTTAGAATTTGGTACAGGTGGTATGCGCGGGGAAATCGGCGTAGGCACAAACCGAATGAATACATATACAGTTCGAAAGGCATCTGTTGGACTGGCACAGTTTATCTCAGCTGCCGGAGAAGAAGCAAAAAAGCGTGGAGTTGCTATTGCCTATGATTCAAGACATAAGTCACCTGAATTTGCGATGGAATCAGCAAAAACATTAGCAAGTTACGGTATCCAAACATATGTATTTGAAGAATTACGACCTACACCGGAGCTGTCGTTTGCCGTACGTTACTTGAATGCGTACTCAGGTATCGTTGTAACGGCAAGTCATAATCCACCAGAATACAATGGGTATAAGGTATATGGAGAAGATGGAGGACAATTGCCTCCAGCAGCTGCTGATGAAGTAATTGCAGAAGTGAATAAAGTGGAAAATGAGCTTGAAATCATTG contains these protein-coding regions:
- a CDS encoding GerAB/ArcD/ProY family transporter — encoded protein: MKNIPETSLVSSFLVFYLVHSMQIGVGILGFQRVVAKTSGNDAWISIIIAGIGVHLIIWMIYKILAKQHGDITDVHRVIFGKWIGGALSSLFIIYCLLLSITILRTYIEIIQVWVFPEFNAMIFSIFFLVLVFYIINGGFRAVTGIAFFGVVLPLYLIITFTFPIKFSFFQNLFPIMDHSIKEIVMGAKNSTLSFIGFEMLLIYFPFIKDSGKSQKWAHMGNAFTILLYLIAMVVSIGFFSQEQLERNIWATISMLKIAELPFVERIEYIAISSWILIILPNICIALWGASRIAKRIFNKRQRLFLLFFLSITVLLTTYIDTRIQIDMLNNLTAQIGFYIIYGYIPFLYIVSIIHTKWKEKKA
- a CDS encoding Ger(x)C family spore germination protein — its product is MRKSLIVCFIVLFMLAGCVQPKVIDDINIISAVGYDRHKGDKVKGTLVIPVYKADKSISNEQFTAIATQSKAINRKAQQKSADPLENGSIEVVLFGKELAQKGVIEIIDTLERDAKIGSHLLLAVTEGEASSILNKNLGNRGTGTYLNTLLRHNMKTRELPRNNLHLFLFSYYSRVKDPFMPYIELEDDDKVNVKGIALFKDDRVVSFLEEDKMFFFKALMENFRNGSYTFQVEENFVTLFSLTLDRDYKIKNAMTKPEINIKINLEAHIREFSGNKIDPKMIKKIEKRFSEIIEKSCEEMLYDFIKQDIDPVGIGLLAKTQTRKFDYKKWEEAYPKSTVNITTELYVSETGIVE
- a CDS encoding nucleoside hydrolase; protein product: MHRVLLFADPGIDDSLAIMYALLHPQIELVGVVTSYGNVTKEQATQNVAYLFDLANVENIPIIGGAQGPLSGEVVPFYPEIHGPEGLGPIQPPEEYKVNLVNFDEVYKIIDQYENELIIGSVGRLTDLAVAFILGGEYMSKVKAFYTMGGAFLVPGNVTSIAEANFQGDPLAASYVVGKARNLTILPLNVTNKAIMTPEMAEFIVESNHTPFKQLIKPIFDYYYEAYKKNVPGIPGTPLHDVVTFSAIVNPTFFQFMKRRVTVETSGQVAGLSIADFRVKPDIEPEETLVKIAIEMDYKSFINDFLSIMTRMNSIT
- a CDS encoding thioredoxin family protein — translated: MKKVIIFIGIIVVLFAGLAFLTNYSNKQASEGNPFGKSKLDPATVKQLDDPNYKNQILPEELEEKLENKESLTVYFYSPTCSHCQATSPVVVPMAEELGFDLPLFNLLEFEDGWSNYGIKSTPTIVKFENGKEVSRVEGNVGDAAFRKWFEEFSK
- a CDS encoding disulfide bond formation protein B, whose translation is MDSSKKQETLFFMAWAVSVIATFGSLYFSEILKFIPCELCWYQRIFMYPLVVIMGMAVVRKEYHLSKYVLPLSIIGGCISLYHYLIQKVSFLGENSISCGQVPCTGEYINWLGFITIPFLALTAFTVITVLHIILLKTGKEQ
- a CDS encoding CBS domain-containing protein, which translates into the protein MTENVATVEPNQTIQEAANLMKEYNVGSIPVVENGQLRGIITDRDITLRSTAEGLPGHTQVSQVMSTSIVQGNPGMNVQEAVNLMAENQIRRLPIVENNQLVGMVSLGDIATNEKFDEEAELALTNISVPSQPEM
- a CDS encoding GNAT family N-acetyltransferase, giving the protein MTKIDLTKFEKRMIIRNIEEKDFDGIMEMQKVCFPGMVPWEREHLESHLEHFPEGQICAEYDGKIIGSCSSLIINFDEYDDKHTWDDITDEGYITNHNPEGYNLYGIEVMVHPEYRRMKVGQRLYDARKELAREHNLKSIIIGGRIPNYHKHAEEMTPRQYVKEVSMHKIYDPVLSFQLMNGFTLMRINPNYLEDDHASYKYATLMEWNNIDYRAKTKRHFQTSFPVRICAIQYAMKQIESFEEFAKQVEYYTDVAADFNSDFAVFPEIFTTQLMSFLHEKTPSQAIRKLTEYTEPYIELFANLAVKYNINIIGGSHFVNEDEKIYNIAYLFRRDGTIEKQYKIHITPNEKKWWGVSAGDEVKVFDTDCGRIAIQICYDIEFPELARIATDRGANIIFTPFCTEDRQGYLRVRLCAQARAIENQIYTVIAGTVGNLPQVENMDIQYAQSGIFTPSDFEFARDGVAAECSPNLETVVVSDVDLEILRRQRKGGTVRQLRDRRRDLYEIRYKK